A segment of the Fibrobacter sp. UBA4297 genome:
CCGCGTTTGCTTACAAGGCAAGCATCGGTGAACCGTTCGTGTATCCGGAAGCGGAACGCAGCTACTGCAGCAACTTCCTCAACATGATGTTCAGCAGTAAGGCTCGCCCGTACCACCCGGATCCGATTATGGAAAAGGCGCTCAACACGCTTTTGATTGTCCATGCGGACCATGAACAGAACTGCTCCACTTCGACCGTTCGTATGGTGGGCAGCTCTCAGGCAAACCTTTACGCTAGCATTTGTGCCGGCATTTGTGCCTTGTGGGGCCCGCTCCACGGTGGTGCGAACCAGGCTGTGCTCGAAACGCTCCTCCGCATCCAGCAGAGCGGCATGACGATTGAACAGGTGATGGCAAAGGCCAAGGACAAGAACGATCCGTTCCGTCTTTCTGGCTTTGGTCACCGCGTTTACAAGAGCTACGACCCGCGCGCTAAGGTGCTTAAGAAGCTCATGTACCAGGTGTTCGAACGCGAACATGTGCACGACCCGCTTTTGGATGTGGCTATTAAGCTCGAAGAAGCCGCCCTCAAGGATGATTACTTTGTCGAACGTAAGCTGTACCCGAATGTGGACTTCTACTCTGGCATTCTCTACCGCGCCATGGGCATCCCGACGAACATGCTTACGGTGATGTTTGCGATTGGACGCTTGCCGGGCTGGATTGCCCACTGGAAGGAAATGCACGACGATCCGCAGAGCAAAATCAACCGTCCGCGCCAGATTTACATCGGCAAGAACGAACGCCCGTGGATTGATAGGGACAAACGATAACGCTATTTGCCGCAGCTAAGGTCGCTGGACTTGTTCTTTAAATGTCCAGCTCTAGCAGCTGTAGATAGTTTCGCTTGGCGTAGAGAACTCGATGGATCTGAACCATGTTGCCCCGGACAACATAGAACATTAAGTATTTGTCTATAGGAATGACTCTGTAGCCAACAAGTTTCAGCAGCGAGTCCTGATGGACTTTGTAGATAAACGGGTGCGTCTTTAGGATTCTCACCTGTTCAAGAAATTTTTCGAAAATGGAATTTGAAGATGTCTTCAGAACATTCGCAAAATAGGACTTGATTTCGGTCAGGTCTTTCTGTGCTGAAGGTGTGACGACGACGTCGTACTTTTTAGCCATTCATCAGGTCCTTCAAGAATTTTTCCGCATCGGCGCATTCTGCACCGCGTTCTACTTCAGAGATTGCTTCGGCAAGTTTTGAATACAGTTCCAACTGCGCCATCTGTTTTTCGTAACATTCGATAGACATCACGACCATGTCTCCCACGCCGTTTTTGGTGAGGTACATGGGCTCGTCGTATTTGTGGACGGTCTCGGCAACACTTGTGAAGTTGTTTCGTAAATCAGAAATTGGTCGAATGGTCGGCATAGCGGACTCCTTTATTACGATAATATAATATCATAATTATGATAAGTCAAGCGCAAAAGAAAACTTGAAGTTGACCAATGACCAAAATCATCGCGTTAAATCACTTTCGGGCGGCCGCTCCGCATGGACAACAGGGAATCGACCATTTCGTTCCAGTGTTCCAATACGACTTTGCCGATGGCGGGGTCGTACATTTTGCCTAGATTTTTTTCGATTTCTTCACGGCAGTAGTCCAAAGACATGGCGTCGCGGTAAACTCGTTTGCTCGTCATGGCGTCAATGGAGTCTGCGATGGCAATCACGCGAGCGCCTATGGGGATGTCTTCGCCTTTGAGGCCTTCGGGGTAGCCACGGCCGTCGTAGCGTTCATGGTGGTGCAACACTATTTGCACCATTTCGTGCGTGTAGTTCGACTGCATTAGAATCTTTGCGCCAATGACCGGGTGCTGCTTGATGATTTCGAATTCTTCGTCGGTAAGTTTTCCCGGTTTTGTAAGAACGTTGTCTCGAATGCCTATTTTGCCGATATCATGCAGGTGTGCCGCGTGAGTAATCAGCGATATTGAACTTTCTGAAAGGCCTAGAGAGCGTGCTATCAATTCAGAGTAGGCTTTTACGCGTTCAGAATGGTGAGCCGTATAGGAATCTTTAGCTTCTTCGACTGAAATCAGGCAGGAAATCAAGTCCTTGAGGTTCTGGTTTTCGTCGTTTTCAACTGGCTTGTGATAATGCACCTTGTCGCGATACATGTTCAGGTCGGCTTCCATTTTCCAGTCGCTGATGGACTTGCGAATTCCGGAATCGCTGCGCAGGCGGCTTGCGCCTACAGCTATCGACAGATGGTAAAGCGCCTTTTTATTGTATTCGTTGATGTTCTTTTGCAGTATGGAATACAGCGGATAGTGAGAATCTATCGGAACATGCGTGATGACTGCGAATTCATCGCCGCCGATTCTAAAGCAGTTCCCGCTGGTGCCGTAGGTGTTTTTGATGGCTTTGGCGGCGGCCTTGATCAATTCGTCACCGGCCTGGTGGCCGAAGGTGTCGTTTGCGTATTTGAGGCCGTTCACGTCCATCAGGAACATGGTCCAGGAATCTTCTTGGGAGTCTTCCTGGTTGATTGTTTCTAGAAGTGCATCGAATGCGAGCCTGTTTTCGAGTCCTGTCAGGCTGTCCGTCGTTGCGACATCTTGCAGGTGCTCGTTCATGACACGTAACCTGCTGTTGATCTGTTCCAGTTCAAACGACGTTTCGCGAATGAATGTGGCCATGCGGGCGGCGAGTGGCAAACGGGTGGAATTTTCATCCGGAATTATGACGCCTTTGGCGTGTCCCCGTTTTGTAATGGCGCCTTCGCGCATTGATGCAATGACGAGCGTGATGTTATGTTGGTTTAAAAATCCCTTTTCGCGCAAGAATTCACCGTGCGAGAAAAATCCCGTGCTGGAGGCGAGCCCCTTGAACGCTGTAATTTCGTATGTCGGTTCGTGCTTGGACCAAAATGCCTTTCGAGCCGCACAGGAGAATATGTGCATGACTTCGGGGGCGAACAGTTCGGCGTTTTCGCTTTCGGCCTTGATTTTTTCGAGAATCAGTTGCGGCTCGCCATACGAGAGGCGGACGATTGAACCCTCGTCAATATCCGAAGACATAGAGAGCGACCCGTCCGGATTGCTGGCACCTGCGGCACGCACGATGGAAATCCCGTTGTGCTCGTAGAGCATTGGGAATTCAAGGGCGTTGTAGAAAAAGTTTTTGTCGTTCTTGATGTTCAGGTACTTGTTGTAAACTTCGTAGGCGGGGAGGCTGCTCAATTCGTAAAGGATGTTGCCTTTGGAGCGGGTGACGTGGAAGTTGCGGCCGATAGGCTTCCATCCGCTGATTTTGCGGGATTCTACATAAAATTCCGGACCGCCGTAGAACACCACTAAAAGGCCTGATGTGGTGTGACCGCCCACGGATGAAAATACGCAGGAATTCGGGCTCGTGATGTCGGGGGAGCAGACGATGCCGCCAAAAATCTGGATGTTCGGGGCCAAGGCGTCGAGCCCTTCGCAAAGATTCGTTGTCGAAAACGGCGAAATGCAGTGGTAGATTTCAACCGCTTTTACCCAGGGGTTCTGCTTGGCTTCTTCCACGATTTCGTGGGCGATGTCGCTGATGGACTTGTTGGAAAAGTCGTACTGCAAAATCTGGATCTTTGTCGTCGGCTTTTCGAAAATGATGGCGGATATGGAAATTTCGCTTGCTTTTTCGCAGTCTACGATGTTTCCGCTAGTGGAGTTTCCGAACCACGGCGTGTTGGGGAAGACGTGCTCCAGGGTTGCCCAAACGGGTTTTAGCTTTTCTGGATCCAGTTCTTCGGAATGAATCTGGAAGCATACCGTTGGCGAACCGTTTTCTTTGCACCAATTGCTAAAATCGACAAGTTCTTTTTCAAATGTTGCCGTATCGTTAAATGCAAAAATCCTGTTTTTCATTTCGAGTTCCCCTTCCTGTTACGCCAAAGCGTAATTCGACTTAGATAATATATCATTTCTAGGCCGGATGTGGCTAGGAAATTGTTGAAAAGAGGGAATCTTGGGACGAAAATGTGATTTTGCGCGATATGGATGGTATGGTGGAGTCTCCATATTGACGGTCAAAATTCATTTTGCTAAAATGTCTTTTGACATAGTTTTATGCCGTAAGGTGTAGAACGTACGATTTAGAGTATTTGCTCTTATTCTCAATCCTGAAACTACCACTTTCAAACTACCTGAGAATAAGGCGAGCGCTCACGTCCCTATGGGGCGTGGGTCGTTTGTGCTTATTAGGTAGATGGGTGTGGTAGCCCTCAGGATTAGTAAGCATTTGAAACGACTCCACGCCTTTTTTGTTTTATGACTATTGGGGCAAAAGTCTCCGCAAAAGCAAGAGCATTTAGCTCTTTGTTTTTAAGGAGAAAAATATGGAAAATAGTACTGCCCAATTGGGGCAAGTCGCAAAGAGAAATGAAGTTCTTAATTTACTTAAAGGACTTGCTTGTATAGCTGTGGTTTTTATCCACATTCATTTCCCGGGAGTTGTCGGCATCATTATTTGGAAGTCTTTGGCTTCTTTTGCTGTTCCTTCATTTCTTATGATTGCAGGGTATTTTGCCTTTGGAAAGGATGAAACCGTTATAAAGAGAAGAATGATAAAAATTTTAAAAATATTTGCTTTTGGCTATCTCTGTTTTCTGGGTTACAATGCTTTTTTTCAAGTTCTTCGGGGCTCTGTTGTAGAGTGGCTGTCGTTAAATTTTAAATATACGACTCCTATTAAATATGCTGTTTTCTGCACGATTGATTTTGCAATACCTCTTTGGTATTTGATTGCTATGGCTGAAACATACTTTGTTTGGCATTTTGTTGTTAAGCATAAAAAGGAGAACAGAGCTCTTTTTATTATGCCATTGTTGTTTGTTTTTAAGATTGTTTTGACTACATATTGCGCAACGAAAGATTTGCCTTGGATGTTCCATATAAATTTTTTAACAGGAGCGATGCCATATTTCCTTTTTGGATATTATCTTCGATCAAAAGAAAAATTTTTCAAGTCTTTTCGTTATTCGTCCGTTTTGTTGGTAATTGTTGTTGGAAGTCTTGCTTCTTTAATTCCTTTGCTTTGTGATTTTCCAATAAAGATTTCATGTATAGGGAATATTATCTATTCTCTTGCAATTTTTACATTGGCTATTAAAATTCCTGATAAATCATATTGTAAACCATTGGAATATGTTGGAGATAAATTGTCCTTGAATGTTTATATATTCCATATGTTAGTTTCTAGCGTTCTATATATTGTCTGTAGCAGATATCTTTTGAATATTGATTTACATGTGGGCTTATTAAGTTGGATCCATCCAATTTTAGTTGTCGTTTTGACGATGGCTTGGGCTCAATTTCTTGAAAAGGTTAAAATCCGTTTCTAAAGGAAACTTGCGGGTTGGATCGGAACGCTGCAGAGGTCTCTTGACTTTAACATTTTAAAGGACTATATTTGGTACTGAATGTAGTCTTTTGAGGTTTTATGCAGAAATTGGAAAATATCAAACCGATATCGTATATCAAGGCTAATGCTGCAAAGGTGTTAGATCATGTGAATGAAACGCGGGCTCCATATATAGTCACGCAAAATGGGGAAGCTCGTGGCGTGATTGTCGATACGGAAACTTTTCAGACAATGCAAGATGCTCTGAAGCTTTTCAAGCTTATTGCGCAAAGTGAAGCTGAAATAGCAAAAGGAAAAGTTATTCGTCAAAAAGACCTGTTTGATGCTTTGGAGCGAGAACTTGATGCCCTCTAAAAAATTTATGGTTGAATGGTCTGAATCTGCATCCAATGATTTAAGGTCTATTGTTTTTCATATTGCAAAGGAAAGCAAAAAGAATGCTAAAGATTCTTTTGCTAGAATAAAGAAAGAGAGTCTTGTTCTAGAAAGTTTTCCTGATTTAGGGAAGGTCCCTAATGAATTGGATAAATTACAAATAGGTGGGTTCCGTGAACTTGTGATTTCTCCATGGCGTGTTATCTATCGCAAGGAGAATAATAAGGTGGTTGTTGTTGCTGTTGTTGATTCTAGGCGTGATTTAGAAGATGCTGTTTGGAATCGTATGATGTATCCGTTTATGTAAGCTTTGGAGCGGGAGCTTGAAGCCGGGTGTTGCGGGCTGGCGCATGAAGCCCGCTCGAAGGGGTGATGGAAGACCCGGCGGGGCCGGGGCTGCAATCAGGGGGAGTCGTCCCCCCCTTTGTAATAGCGGTCATTTTTTCACTTTTTTTTGTACAAGGGATGCCAAAAGGGCGTTTATAATTGTATTTTTCAAGCGGTACCGAATGATACCTTTAAATATGCACATTTGCAAAAAAGGTTAATACTATGCAAGTTGATTTGAATACTGTCGATTGGAAGACGCTCCCCTTCGGTTATTACGATACCGATTACAATGTCCGCTGCTACTACCGCAATGGTGAATGGGGCAAGATTGAAGTATCTTCTTCTAAGGACATTAGCATCCATATGGCCGCTACTTGCTTGCATTACGGCCAGGAAGGTTTTGAAGGCCTCAAGGCTTACACGGGCAAGGATGGCAAGGTCCGTATTTTCCGCGTCGAAGAAAACGCTAAGCGTATGCAGAATACGGCCAACCGTATTTTGATGGCTGTTCCGCCGGTTGAACTTTTCCGCGAAATGGTCCACACTGTGGTGAAATTGAACAAGCGCTTTGTTCCGCCTTATGGTTATGGCGCAACGCTCTACATCCGTCCGCTCCTGATTGGTATGAGCCCGGAAGTGGGTGTGAAGCCTGCTGATGAATATTTGCTTATGATGTTTGTGACTCCGGTGGGTCCGTACTTCAAGGATGGGTTCAAGCCGGTGGACATGATGATCAGCCGCAACTACGACCGCGCTGCTCCGCAGGGTACGGGTACGGTGAAGGTCGGCGGTAACTACGCTGCTAGCCTCCAGTCCCTCGCTGAAGCCAAGAAGCTCGGTTACTCCAGCACGATTTACCTCGATGCAAAGGAAAAGAAGTATATCGACGAATGCGGTCCGGCAAACTTCTTCGGCATCAAGGGCAAGACCTACGTGACTCCGAAGTCTGAATCCATTTTGCCGTCCATTACGAACAAGAGCTTGCAGCAGTTGGCTGAATACCTCGGCTACACTGTGGAACGCCGCCAGGTTCCGTTCGAAGAACTCGCTGAATTCAGCGAAACGGCTGAATGCGGTACGGCTGCCGTGATTACCCCGATCAAGAAGATTGTGGATCCGGTCGCCGGCAAGGAATTCACTTACGGTGACGGCAAGAATCCGGGTCCGGTCTGCACGGAACTCTTCACCAAGTACACTGCTATCCAGTTCGGCGAAGCGGAAGACCCGTTCGGCTGGACTGAAGTGGTGGATCTGTAGTAGGTATTAGGTAATAGGGGTTAGGGTTTAGGTGAATAATCGTGGCTTCGCCACCCTGTATAGATTCGCAAAGCGAATGATTCTTTATTCCTAAAACCTATAACCTACAACCTGAAACCTGCAATCTTTTTCCCGTGGCGTGTGCTACGGGATTTTTTTTAAATCTTGATTCTTATCTTTTTTTGTTTGTAAATGGATTGCCCGCCATTGCAGATGTAGGCTACGGTGCAGACGATGAAGAATGCTGGGAGGCAATTGAATCCGAAAATTTCGCCTGCGATGAGGATGGGGGCCCAGAGTGTGTTGCTTGCGCTTGCGAAAACTGCGGCGAAGCCGAGTGCTGCGGCGAGGGCAACGGGCATTCCGAACACGCTCGCGATGAAAATTCCGAAGGTTGCGCCGATAGCAAAAAGCGGGGTGACGACACCGCCTACGAATCCGGCGGAGAGCGTAAGAATCGTGAGTGCGAATTTCAGAATCCAGTCGTATCCGGCAATCCCGGTGGCACTCGCGTTAGCAATGCTCGCGGCAGTTCCAACAGCATTCGCAGCTTCTCCGGCCGCATTTGCAGAAGCAAAACTCATATCCAACAAGTTTGTTCCAAGTCCGGCGTAACGGCCCTGGAAAAAGAGGAGGAGCAAAGCACTTATGCCAACGCCCATAATGGCGATGCGCTTGATGTTGTTCGGGAACTTCTTTGCAAAAAAGTTCTGCGAGAGTCCGAGGAGTTTTGCAAATCCACCGCCGACAATGCCGAAGAGTATGCCCATCAGCGCAAGCTTCACAAGGAACTTGCCGTCAAGAGCGCCTTCGTTCGTGAAGATGCTTGCCGAGAATCCGCTCGCATCAAGAAGTGAATTCAAATCTACGCTGAACTTGTGGAATCCAAGCATGCTTGTAACTTTGCAGGCGGTGAATGCGGCGGCTGCAGCGGGGAGTAGGGCGGCGAGTTCAAAATGCCCGACGAGCAAGACTTCCAAGGCAAATGCTGTGGCTGCCATCGGGGCTTGGAAAATTCCTGCAAAGCCTGCGGCAAGGCCTGTTATGAGCATGATGTGCGCTGCGTTTTCAAAGGGTAACTTTTTACTTATGTTGTACGATAGCGCGGAGCCGATTTGCATAGCGGCGCCTTCGCGGCCGGCGCTTCCGCCAAAGAGTTGCGTGAGCCATGTGCTCACGGCTGCCATCGGGATGGCGACAAGCGGAAAGTCTGTCTCTTTCTTGAGTCCGACTGCAAAGACTTGGTCCATGCCGCGCTCTGTCCAGCGGCCCCATTTCTTGTACGCGAAAGCAATTGCTGCTCCGCCGATTGCGAGTGCGGGGATGAGGTAGAGAGGGTTTGCGTCGCGAATAGCCGTGAGTCTATCGCTAATGTCTCCGAAACAAGCGGTGAGTGCGCCGATGACGGCGCCGAGGGCGATACCTAGCAGCACAAATGTCGGAGTCGCAAACCACTTGAGCATTTTTTCCTTGATGCGTTCCTTGGCCATCTTCATCATCTGTTCTTTCATTTCGGGGCTGAACTGATTGAACTGTTGGCTTGCTTTTGAAAAATCACTGAAATTCATAAGACCCTTTTGCAACTAAAATTTTTCATAAAATTTAGTAAAATGGGACGCTTCGTTCCGGTTTTTGACATGTTGTCAAACGCTCAATCCTTTTGCAGCGCGCGTGCTAAAAAAACATGTTTTGTGTTTTTCCTCAATGTATAATTAGACTAAGGATTGGATTGGTGTAACGCTCAAAATGTATCGCTCAATTTAAGGGATCAGACATGAAAAAAATTGTTTCTGGTGTAGCGTTATTTGGGATTAGTTTTGGTTTGGTTTTATCGGCGTGCGGGGATTCGAACGAAGGTTCGGTTAATCCGATGGTGCCTGGCTTAAGTGAAGTCAGTTCTAGTTCTGAGGCCGCGGGCTTTGGTGATGGCCTTTCTAGCGCTTTGTTGCCGGGACTTTCTTCGGCGGGCGTCCCGGGCGGGGCTGGAACATCGAGTGGTGTACCTTCTCTATCAAATTCGTCTTCATCTTCGAATGCGAATTTGTCGTCTGGCACTTTGTATGTCCCGTCGTCAAGTTCTGTGCCTGTTGTGGTACCGCAATTTGAGGGCGTGAGTCCTGTTTTTTTCTCGGAAGTTTCTCCGATGAATGCGAATTTCAAGGACAACGATGGAAGTGATCCGGGCTGGGTTGAATTTTACAACTCGTCGGATGCGCCTGTGGATTTGAAAGGGTATTCGTTAACGGATGACTTGACTAATTTGCACCGCTGGACTTTTGGCGATGCGGTTATCCCCGCAAAGAGCTACATGCTCGTATTCCTTTCGGGCAAGAACTATCCCGATTACATTGCGCCTTCGGATTCCATCGACTTGATGGGAACGGATTGCAGTTCGGAAACATCTGGTGGTGGGGGCAACTTCAATTTCCCTGGCATGGGTGGCGGCATGGGTGGTGACTTTGGCAATCCCGGTGCAGGGGGTGCTGCGGTCAATTCCCAAGATGTCGTAAATTTGCCAGGAAAAACTTCGCTGTGCTTTAGTGAAGGCGGAGTGCAACAGATTGGTTCTGTGCTGAAGGTGGCGCAGGGAGGCTCGTATTCGCGCGTTGTGGTCAAGCCGAATTCGGCAAATCTTGGAAAGGTCGACCAGCTTGTTGTGCGCGGGTTCATTACCAAAAATCACAAGATTCGCTTGAATTTCAAGGAAGGTGATGCGCTCAGCGAATGGAGCGGCAAGAATCTCCGCGGTACAGGCGATGCTTCTTCGATTTATTACGTCCGCCTGGATGACAATGCAAAAGACCTGAATCGTAACAAAGTGACGGCAGCGACGTTTGCCAGTGAAACTCAGGGGAGTGAAACGACAACGATTCAGATAATGTCTTTTATTGCACGCAAGCGCGGTCATGAACCGCACGCTTCGTTCAAAATTGGTAAAGATGGTGGTTCGTTGTTCTTTGTGAATCGTGAAAGTGCTCTTGTCGATTCGGTGCGATTTGGTGTTGTGCCATCGACTGCATCCTGGTCGCGTGATGGGGCTGGCAAGTGGGGTTTTGCAACGCCTTCGCCTTATGGACATACGGTGGGCGAGGTCTTTGCGGAACAGGCGCAAGTGGCTGAAGTCAACATTCCGCCTTCTGGATTCTACACGTCTGCGGTGACAGCGACATTCCCGGCGGGCACGCGTTGCGAACAGGGCGGTGCCGAGGTCAATGCAAATTCTCCGGTGGTGCAGACGACATTGACGTTTAATGCGACGACTGTTCTACGTTGCCGTACTTATGCAACCGGCTCCTATCCGAGCGAAGAAATTATCCGTACTTACGTTTTTGAACAAGCTCCATCGCTTGCTGCTTTGTTTGTGACGACGGATCCGCTTTCGATGTTCAGTCCCGATAGTGGCCTTTACATGAAGGGCAATGGCGCCTCAATGATGGATCCAAAGAAGGGCGCAAACTTTTGGAGTAACCGCGAACTCCCGGTCTATGTAGAATTTATGGAACCAGGAAAGCCGAAAGCGCCTGCGTTTGGCATCATGGGCGATTACAAGATTACTGGCCAGTACAGTCGTGCAAAAGAAAAGAAATCCTTTGCAGTGACCATGCGCGAGGAATATGGCGAAAAACGTCTCAAGTACACGTTGTTCCCAGATCACCCGGAACTCAAAAAGTTCAAGGCGTTCTCGGTTCGCAATTTTGGTAACAATAGTGGCGACGAGTATGTGCGCGACCGTTTGGGTACCTCCATGACGGATGGCCTCGGCGTGGATTACCAGCGTGGACGTTATATTGTTGTGTATTACAATGGCAAGTATTATGGTATTCATGACTTGCGTGAACGCAATAACGAATATTATTACGAAACAAAGTACGGTTACGACCCGAACGATATCGACCTGCTTGAAACATCGGCAAGCGGTACAGACGAGGCTAGTGCCGGATCTTCTGCGGATTACAAGGCTATGCTGGATTGGTTGCAAAGTAATGAGCTTAAATCGGAAGCGAACTACAATAAGATTGCTGACCAGATTGATATCGACAACTATATCAGTTACATGCAGACAGAAATGTTCTTGAACAACAGCGACTGGCCGCACAACAATATGAAAAAGTGGCGTGTCGCAAGTCAGAAGACGAAGTGGAAATGGTTCCTGTACGATACGGACTTTGGCTTTGGCGTGTCTTACAATACACAGACCGGCAACGTTTTTAACTATGTGACTAATGCCAATGGTACGAACAACGGCATGGGCGGATTCAATTTCCCGGGCGTAGGGGGCGGACAACAGCAAGCTGGAGGCTCTATTTCTCCGCATACGATTCTCATGATCCGCTTGCTCGGTAACGAGGGCTTCAAGAATGCGTTTATCAACCGCTTTAGCGTGCTCCTTTCGATGAATTTCTCTGCAGATAGGCTTCTCAAGCGCATCGATGAATTGCAATCGCAGGTGCAGTCCGAAATGGCGCGCGATCAGCAGTTTTGGAACTATAACGCAAGCAGCATGAGCAGTAACCTTGAAACGGTAAAGAGCTATGCACAAACACGTCAGGCTGATTTACGAGGGCAAATGGAAACGTATTTCTCGCTGAGTTCCCCGGTCGAAATGACGTTAACGGCACAGGGCTCAGGCACGATTCTCGTGGATGGGCTCGCATTGGACAAGTCTTCGATGAAGGTCTCGTTCTATTCGGGGGTTCCGGTCACGCTTACGGCTCAGGCAAGTTCTGGAAGCTCGTTCACGGGCTGGAGCGATGGCGTTACGGATGTGACCCGCAAGGTGAATCCGGGTGAAGTCACGTCGGTTACTGCCGTATTCAGGTAGTCGCGGACTTTCAAAAATGACATATAAGCCTAAAAATTAATTAAACTGGAAACAAAAAAAAAGCTTGGCGAAACAGCCAGGCTTTTTTTAAATAAATTAATCACGAAACTCAAGCGACTAGATAATTCGGAATTAAGGAGTAGAAATTAGGAGTTTATCTCAGAAGAATTAATTCCGAACTCCTAATTCCCATCTAGTAACTCAAACTATCCCAGCATCTCGGATGTGCTGAGAGTCTTGAAGTTCTTTTCTTCCAAGACCTTGAGCGCCTTTTCGGTATCGCTGAATCGAAGAATCATGACGTTTGTTGCCGTCGAGCATTCGGACGGGTAAGCGTACATGTAGTCAATCTGCAAGTCGCCGAGAACGTCGAGAAGGTCTGCAAGACCGCCAACCTTGTCTGCAACAGGGCATG
Coding sequences within it:
- a CDS encoding CotH kinase family protein; this encodes MKKIVSGVALFGISFGLVLSACGDSNEGSVNPMVPGLSEVSSSSEAAGFGDGLSSALLPGLSSAGVPGGAGTSSGVPSLSNSSSSSNANLSSGTLYVPSSSSVPVVVPQFEGVSPVFFSEVSPMNANFKDNDGSDPGWVEFYNSSDAPVDLKGYSLTDDLTNLHRWTFGDAVIPAKSYMLVFLSGKNYPDYIAPSDSIDLMGTDCSSETSGGGGNFNFPGMGGGMGGDFGNPGAGGAAVNSQDVVNLPGKTSLCFSEGGVQQIGSVLKVAQGGSYSRVVVKPNSANLGKVDQLVVRGFITKNHKIRLNFKEGDALSEWSGKNLRGTGDASSIYYVRLDDNAKDLNRNKVTAATFASETQGSETTTIQIMSFIARKRGHEPHASFKIGKDGGSLFFVNRESALVDSVRFGVVPSTASWSRDGAGKWGFATPSPYGHTVGEVFAEQAQVAEVNIPPSGFYTSAVTATFPAGTRCEQGGAEVNANSPVVQTTLTFNATTVLRCRTYATGSYPSEEIIRTYVFEQAPSLAALFVTTDPLSMFSPDSGLYMKGNGASMMDPKKGANFWSNRELPVYVEFMEPGKPKAPAFGIMGDYKITGQYSRAKEKKSFAVTMREEYGEKRLKYTLFPDHPELKKFKAFSVRNFGNNSGDEYVRDRLGTSMTDGLGVDYQRGRYIVVYYNGKYYGIHDLRERNNEYYYETKYGYDPNDIDLLETSASGTDEASAGSSADYKAMLDWLQSNELKSEANYNKIADQIDIDNYISYMQTEMFLNNSDWPHNNMKKWRVASQKTKWKWFLYDTDFGFGVSYNTQTGNVFNYVTNANGTNNGMGGFNFPGVGGGQQQAGGSISPHTILMIRLLGNEGFKNAFINRFSVLLSMNFSADRLLKRIDELQSQVQSEMARDQQFWNYNASSMSSNLETVKSYAQTRQADLRGQMETYFSLSSPVEMTLTAQGSGTILVDGLALDKSSMKVSFYSGVPVTLTAQASSGSSFTGWSDGVTDVTRKVNPGEVTSVTAVFR